CCATAATGCCAATCACGGGTTCGTGACTGGTGAGTTTGCGCAGATGTTCCAGGATGTGACGGGAAAGTGAATAAGGCAGGGAGGAGAGCGGTTTTTCAATTGCCTCAATGGCATCAGACGGATTCATACATGTATTCCAGGTGAAAAAAGACAAAACCCCGCGCACCGGAAAGGTGGCGGGGATCCCCGGAGATAATATCTGTCTGAAATTATTTTGAATGTGCTTCAGAATTTGTCGTCAGCCGGGTTTTCTGTTTCTGTGTGGTTGTGTTGCCTGCAAAAATGTTCCTGATAGTACTCATTAATCAGTTTCTCCAGCATATCTCCAATACGCAATCTGTTGTGTTCCGCCATTAAATCGAGCCGGGTTTTAGTTTCGTTTTTCAGATAAGTGTTGATTGCTTTTTTATCTGTACGGGATTTACGTAATTTTTGCTGATTCCAGGCTTTATTCAGATTAAGCAAAAACAAACGTCTGCTGTCAGGTGCATCCCAGACATCGAGAGCTGCCTGTAAAGCCAGAGCGCGTTCTGAATGGCTGACAGGAGAGAACCATTGAGTCAGTAGAGGACCTGTATTCCCGAAAGAACCGAATGTTCCGGACTGGTGTTTTTTCAGAGATTCCCAGGCCCACAATACAGCGTCCACATCGTTATCCGGCAACCATTTTAATGGTAACGGTCTGGCGAAGACTGTTTTCCATTTTTGTTTCAGATTCTCCATCAGTGTTTTTTTTCTGTGCATCACTGGAGGTGCAGGGAAAATAAGCTCATCCATAAATGCGATGATAAGGTTTATTCTGTCCTGATGATTTGTTGGTGACAGACTTAAATTTAAACGCTGATACCAGGTGGTGGAAAGACCGTCACGCAGGTTTTCATTGCTGTAGTCACACATGTATTTTAGCTCAATGTCATCCATGTTGTGGATTGTTGCCCATAACCAGAATGTGGCTCTCTCATTCTTTTTCAACCAGTTGAATGATTCATCGGGAAGAATATTTTCTTCCCGCTTACTCTCCAAGGCGAACATTAAGCTTTTTATGGCAAATTCATTGGGCGCATATTTGTGAATTGCGTTGTTTAATTCATATCTGCAAATTTCGATATCCTGACAGGGGATATCAGGAAAGTTATTAAATTCGGTTTTTAAAACTTTTGCATAAAATTTACACACCCGCAAATCCCGGGTTTTTACAGGTCCTGTGGGGTCGTATGGATATTCTTTAGCCATTATCTGATGTCTCAAACAAACTACGTAGTGATACTTTTAGTAGTGATACAATGGTTTTGTTGTGTTCGTCAAGTCACTTAAAAATCACTCTGGTAGTCATCCTGTAGTGATATTGTGTTAATCCAGGGGCTTTTATAAGGTTTTTCACAGGTTGTATCATGGTGCTCATTGGCGTGTTTTGCTGATGTTTTCGCTGTTGAAAGCTCTTTTAAGCAGGTTTTCCTGTTGTTTGTCAGGGGCAGAGGCGATATGAGGTGGTCAGCACCAACCATCTCTTCGGTAATATTCCGGAAGAGAGTTTTTTACTTTATCCGGTTGCATGGTGATGATGAGAAGTTGTGACAGTGTCGCTTCCTTATTGCCTGCAAAACAGGGGAGGTATCCGTATCGGAGGCTATTAACAGGAATGCGCAGTGTTACCGGGGGATGTATGTATTTTTAATGTACTTTGTCAGATTGATGTATTTTTGGGGCGTGATGAGTGTATTACAACGGAAGCGGTCCACAACGCAATAAAATGTACTGTTGCTTTCAGGAGGGTACAATACACTGACTGAAAACAGTGATGATATCGCCATAATTGTCTGTCCTGATTTATTAAGGTTTGGAGCGAATATTACTGTGCAGAAATCATGTTTTTATACACTTTAGTATACGGTCCGCATTTGAATGTTATCTGACGAACGTATTGGCGGAATTGCAGGAAATCCGGGAGAAACTGCTCAGGATAAATGTTCTGGTTACTCTGAATAAAAGACAAATTTTATGTTGTTATTTTTCAACGGAGCAAATTCTGTAAGGAGAAAGGAAGCGATGCTGTAAAGGAAAGATTATTTCTGTGCAGGCGTGAAAAAACGACTTACAGTTTTTTTCTGGTTAAGTAACTTTTGATGATGTCCCGGTATACATTCAGGGCACGACAGATAGTGCATTGGCTTTTTTATTATCCTTTGCTGGACTGGTATTCAGCACGTAAATCTGGATGAGAGGGGACATATCAGATGTAAGCGGGCGCATGTGATTATGCTGAGTGACAATTCAGAAATCTGAACGCAGAGAATTAATGAGGGGATTTGGCATTTTTTCAGTATGGACAGATGAGCGTCAACAGGCTCTCGTTAACATCTGCGTATTTTCATTGGTGGTATATGTAAATCATGTTGTCAGCGGATGTAGATACGCCAAAAAAGTTATAATGCTTCAGTGTGATACACATATTATTATTCAATGTGAGTTGGCCCCCTGAATCTCCAGACAACCAGTATCACTTAAATAAATGATAGTCTTACTACTGGTTTTTAGACCAGTCATTGGAGAACAGATGATTGATGTCTTAGGACCGGAGAAACGTTAACGGGCAGAGTTCCGCTGTGCTTTGCTGTCGGGGCAGCCGGGAGTATCCTCTGCTGCCCCGGAATTGTACCTTCCGGTATCACTAAAGGGCCATCAGTAGTGAGCAGTATCAACCGTTGTGCGGTATGCCAGAAGTACATACTGATCCATCAGATACGTCAGGGGTTCATTTTCAGTCTGTCGTTCGATGACCCATTCCGCCAGTTCTTTTTCTGATTTGCGCTTCAGATTCTCTGTCCAGTCTTTCAGGCTGTTGCCGATCATTAAGTCATACCAGCACAACCAGACCAGCTTGAGGCGTAGTTCGGTACCACTGAACTGACGAAAGAGGCTGATCAGTCTGTTTGCCAGAGAGTGCTGTCCCAGGCGCTCACATTCAGATAACAGAACACCTTCCAGCATCGGATGATGCACAAGCAAATGCTCAGTGGTACATAAACTCACCACCAAATCATCGTCCAGGGGCGGTATGGCTTTTTTATCATTACCGTTAATGATCCGGTGCAGGCTCTGGGGAACAATGGCGATCTCAGGTTTTTCACCATTGAATGATATCCATCCGGCCATCAGATTATGGAAGTAATAGATGTTCGGATGGCACATCCCCCAGGATACGGCGTGTCGGGTGAAGCCGGTCAGCCATTTCTGGTAGCTTTCGTGCAGCGATTCGTAACGGGTCTGATACTGTGGTTTCATTTTCATACTCCTTACGGGGTATAACAGGCAGCAGAATGCCCCGGCAGGCCGGAAATTGCGTCTGCTGCAGGTGAACGGATAACGGTTAAGAATTACGGACGGGATTGTGCAATACGCGCCTGCAACCAGGCTTCCACTTCGCTTTTCAGCCAGCGGGAACTGCGGCCCAGTTTGATGGGAGCAGGAAAGGCACCATCTTTGATGAGCTTATAAAACCACTTATCGGTTAAGCCGGTCAGTTGAGTGATAAATGCCATGTCGACCATCTGGTCATCCATCAGCGAAACTGGGGTATTCATGAAAATGTTCCTCCGGATGTTGTTAATCTCAACCGGCGTTGGTGATGAAAACAACGCACCACCTTCACTGGCATAACAACCGGGGAGAAACGTAAAAAATGAGTAGGGGAATGTTCCTGCCGGGAGATAAACAGGGAGCATGATGCTGAGATACCCGGTGGCTACCGCGAAACGATGCTTCTCGCGCGTACGCACGACAGAGGAGGTATGATTTTCGGGAGGATGAGGGGAAGAGCCGTCGTTCTGATAATTGCAGAGTTATTTACGGGGCGGTTACGGTGGGGCAGCCCGTGCTTGGTGGGCAGGCGACAGGTACCACCGATGGGATAAGGCTGTCTGATTGGTATTATAAATATATAAGAGAGATCAAATACATGAGTTCATATATGTGAAATAAACACTGTGAGTGTAATCAGTGGGCATGAGAGCGCAGTAGCAACAGATTGCGTTGTACCCACAGGGCTATCCCTGATAGCTGGCGTATAACCTGCGTATATAAAACGTACCTGCAACCCACGTGAACAGAGTGCATTAAGCATCCGCCTGAGCAGTAAGTGTATCCGACCTGGTGAGTGACAGTCTGAGAGAGCGGTTAAGTGCTGGCATGGGAGTAATGAGTTTGGGGAGGGTACCAGAATGCCAGTCTGGTGCGGTATGCTTATAGTATCACGTTAATTGCAGCATAAAGTGATGAGAGGCTAATGGAAGTTAAAACCAAAGAAGACTGGCTGTATCAGTTCCGTCGTTGTTCATCCCGGGAGACGCTGGAAAAAGTGATTTCCCACACTCGTTATAAACTTACCCCTGCGGAGCTGGAAGCCTTCAACTCTGCGGTCGATCATCGGCTGGCAGAACTAACCATGAACAAACTTTACGATCGCGTTC
The DNA window shown above is from Escherichia sp. E4742 and carries:
- a CDS encoding helix-turn-helix transcriptional regulator; its protein translation is MNTPVSLMDDQMVDMAFITQLTGLTDKWFYKLIKDGAFPAPIKLGRSSRWLKSEVEAWLQARIAQSRP
- the hha gene encoding hemolysin expression modulator Hha, whose product is MEVKTKEDWLYQFRRCSSRETLEKVISHTRYKLTPAELEAFNSAVDHRLAELTMNKLYDRVPASVWKYVT